A portion of the Mycobacteriales bacterium genome contains these proteins:
- a CDS encoding AAA family ATPase, with protein MKRVLVTGMSGVGKTSVLDVLRRRGYKTVDADYDGLSEFDETGMWEWNEARVEEALATEDADVLFFSGTSIKMRRFLPQFDHVVLLSAPAEVMAERLRTRTNNPYGQKNEEIEQSLRYKETIEPVLRTMATVEIDTTPPLEAVVAAVLAHVEPAS; from the coding sequence ATGAAGAGGGTATTGGTCACGGGTATGTCCGGCGTCGGCAAGACGAGCGTCCTCGACGTGCTGCGCAGACGCGGTTACAAGACGGTCGATGCGGACTACGACGGCCTCTCGGAGTTCGACGAGACGGGCATGTGGGAGTGGAACGAGGCCCGCGTCGAAGAAGCGCTGGCCACGGAGGACGCCGACGTCTTGTTCTTCAGCGGTACGTCGATCAAAATGCGCCGGTTCCTGCCGCAGTTCGACCACGTTGTGCTGTTGAGCGCTCCGGCGGAGGTCATGGCCGAGCGACTGCGTACCCGGACCAACAATCCGTACGGCCAGAAGAACGAAGAAATCGAACAGTCGCTGCGCTACAAGGAGACAATCGAGCCGGTCCTGCGCACCATGGCAACGGTCGAGATCGATACCACCCCTCCACTCGAGGCCGTGGTGGCAGCGGTGCTCGCCCACGTAGAACCGGCAAGTTAG
- a CDS encoding GNAT family N-acetyltransferase, which yields MTSRADPQEPVPIIERATSDRWDDVAELLPGGDGVGCLCQPWRGFDTKALSKGRSRPEILRDQMAGESPAPGFLAYLDAVPVGWVGVSVRTETPRLQTSRTIPAIDDRPVWAIGCFRIRTGFRRRGVAAALLDGVVDAARQAGAPGVEAYPIDSEGRRVEVGAGYVGIASMFDAAGFRRVLVTSAHSGRLPRLLVRLDFDE from the coding sequence GTGACGTCCAGGGCGGACCCGCAAGAGCCGGTCCCGATCATCGAGCGAGCGACGTCGGACCGATGGGACGACGTCGCCGAGCTCCTTCCCGGCGGTGACGGGGTCGGGTGCTTATGCCAGCCGTGGCGCGGCTTCGACACGAAGGCGTTGTCCAAGGGGAGGTCTCGGCCAGAGATACTGCGCGACCAGATGGCTGGTGAGTCGCCGGCCCCCGGATTCCTCGCTTATCTCGATGCCGTGCCGGTTGGCTGGGTGGGGGTTAGCGTGCGCACGGAAACCCCTCGGCTGCAGACGTCTCGTACCATTCCGGCGATCGACGATCGGCCGGTATGGGCTATCGGTTGTTTCCGGATCCGCACCGGCTTCCGCAGACGGGGAGTCGCTGCCGCCCTGCTCGATGGCGTCGTCGATGCGGCGCGCCAGGCCGGCGCTCCCGGTGTGGAGGCCTACCCGATCGATTCAGAGGGCCGGCGGGTCGAAGTTGGCGCGGGGTACGTCGGTATCGCTTCGATGTTCGATGCGGCCGGCTTCCGTCGGGTACTCGTCACGTCCGCACACAGCGGGCGTCTCCCGCGGCTTCTCGTACGCCTTGACTTCGACGAGTAG